From Mus pahari chromosome 20, PAHARI_EIJ_v1.1, whole genome shotgun sequence, the proteins below share one genomic window:
- the Prmt7 gene encoding protein arginine N-methyltransferase 7 produces the protein MKVFCGRANPTTGSLEWLEEDEHYDYHQEIARSSYADMLHDNDRNIKYYQGIRAAVSRVKDKGRKALVLDIGTGTGLLSMMAVTAGADFCYAIEVFKPMAEAAVKIVEKNGFSDKIKVINKHSTEVTVGPDGDLPCRANILITELFDTELIGEGALPSYEHAHKHLVQEDFEAVPHRATVYAQLVESRRMWSWNKLFPVRVQTGLGEQVIIPPSELERCPGAPSVYDIQLNQVSSADFTVLSDVLPMFSVDFSKQVSSSAACHSRQFVPLASGQAQVVLSWWDIEMDPEGKIKCTMAPFWAQTDLQELQWRDHWMQCVYFLPQEEPVVQGSPRCLVAHHDDYCVWYSLQKTSPDESDSASYQVRPVCDCQAHLLWNRPRFGEINDQDRTDHYAQALRTVLRPGSICLCVSDGSLLSVLAHHLGAEQVFTVESSVASYRLMKRIFKVNHLEDKISVINKRPELLTSADLEGKKVSLLLGEPFFTTSLLPWHNLYFWYVRTSVDRHLAPGAVVMPQVASLHAVIVEFRDLWRIRSPCGECEGFDVHIMDDMIKHSLDFRESREAEPHPLWEYPCRSLSKPQEILTFDFQQPIPQQPMQSKGTMELTRPGKSHGAVLWMEYQLTPDSTISTGLMNPAEDKGDCCWNPHCKQAVYFLSTTLDPRAPLDGPRSVSYAVEFHPLTGDITMEFRLADTLS, from the exons ATGAAAGTCTTCTGTGGCCGTGCCAATCCAACCACGGGATCCCTGGAGTGGCTGGAGGAGGACGAACACTATGATTACCACCAGGAAATTGCCAG GTCATCCTATGCCGATATGCTACATGACAACGACAGA aATATAAAATACTACCAGGGTATCCGGGCAGCTGTGAGCAGGGTGAAAGACAAGGGACGGAAGGCCTTGGTTCTTGACATTGGCACTGGCACAGGCCTCTTGTCAATGATGGCAGTTACTGCAGGGGCTGACTTCTGCTATGCGATCGAG GTTTTTAAGCCTATGGCTGAGGCTGCTGTGAAGATTGTGGAGAAAAATGGCTTCAGTGATAAGATTAAAGTTATTAACAAGCATTCCACTGAGGTGACGGTCGGACCAG ATGGTGACTTGCCATGTCGTGCTAACATTCTGATCACGGAGCTGTTTGACACCGAACTGATTGGGGAGGGCGCGCTGCCCTCTTATGAGCATGCGCACAAGCATCTTGTACAG GAAGACTTCGAGGCAGTGCCTCACAGGGCGACTGTCTACGCCCAGCTGGTGGAGTCCAGAAGGATGTGGTCCTGGAACAAGCTGTTTCCCGTCCGTGTGCAGACGGGTCTCGGAGAGCAGGTCATCATTCCCCCCTCAGAATTGGAGAGGTGTCCTGGTGCGCCTTCAGTCTACGACATTCAGCTGAACCAGGTGTCGTCTGCTGACTTCACTGTCCTCAGTGATGTGCTGCCAATGTTCAG CGTGGACTTCAGCAAGCAAGTCAGCAGCTCGGCAGCGTGCCATAGCAGGCAGTTTGTACCTTTGGCGTCTGGCCAAGCACAGGTGGTTCTGTCCTGGTGGGACATTGAAATGGACCCTGAGGGCAAGATCAAGTGTACCATGGCACCCTTTTGGGCACAGACAGATCTGCAGGAGCTTCAG TGGCGGGACCACTGGATGCAGTGCGTGTACTTCCTGCCGCAGGAGGAGCCTGTTGTGCAGGGCTCACCCCGATGCTTGGTAGCCCACCACGATGACTACTGTGTGTGGTACAGCCTTCAGAAAACCAG CCCTGATGAGAGTGACAGCGCCTCCTACCAAGTGCGACCCGTGTGTGACTGTCAGGCTCATCTGCTCTGGAACCGGCCTCGGTTTGGAGAAATCAATGATCAGGACAGAACTGATCACTATGCCCAAGCCCTGAGGACT GTGCTGCGGCCAGGTAGCATCTGCCTTTGTGTGAGTGATGGCAGTCTCCTCTCCGTGTTGGCCCATCACCTCGGAGCAGAGCAG GTGTTTACAGTTGAGAGTTCAGTAGCTTCCTACAGACTGATGAAAAGG ATCTTCAAGGTTAACCACTTGGAAGATAAAATCAGTGTCATCAATAAAAGGCCTGAGCTGCTGACATCTGCAGACCTGGAGGGCAAGAAG GTCTCTCTCCTCCTGGGTGAACCCTTTTTCACCACCAGCCTGCTGCCATGGCACAATCTGTACTTCTGGTATGTCCGTACCTCTGTGGACCGACACCTAGCACCTGGAGCTGTGGTGATGCCCCAGGTCGCCTCACTGCATGCCGTGATTGTGGAGTTCAGG GACCTGTGGCGGATCCGGAGTCCTTGCGGTGAATGTGAAGGTTTTGATGTACACATCATGGATGATATGATCAAG cACTCCCTGGATTTCCGAGAAAGCAGGGAGGCAGAGCCACACCCACTGTGGGAATACCCCTGCAGAAGCCTCTCCAAGCCTCAAGAGATCCTGACTTTTGATTTCCAGCAGCCCATCCCCCAACAGCCTATGCAATCCAAGGGCACAATGGAGCTGACAAG GCCCGGGAAGAGCCATGGGGCTGTCCTGTGGATGGAGTATCAGCTCACTCCAGACAGCACGATCAGCACCGGCCTCATGAACCCTGCAGAAGACAAG GGGGACTGCTGCTGGAACCCCCACTGCAAGCAAGCTGTGTACTTCCTCAGCACCACACTGGATCCCAGAGCGCCTCTGGATGGCCCTCGGTCAGTCAGCTATGCTGTGGAGTTTCACCCCCTCACTGGAGACATCACCATGGAGTTTAGGCTTGCAGACACTTTGAGCTGA